The proteins below are encoded in one region of Pseudonocardia sp. DSM 110487:
- a CDS encoding LysR family transcriptional regulator, producing the protein MTFTQLAYFLAVADVRSFTRAAESVGVAQPTLSRQLKALETELGAELVDRGARDGPALTPAGEALLPLARRMLADADSARTAVAEIVGLRSGRVRVGATPSLCIGVLADVLRVFHEQHPQIHLELAEDGSQPLVRSLARGELDLALVIVPSAGVDPALHTTPVLRERLSVASPTSERSPSSRGSMSVRELGRRSLVVPRRGYDVRETTLQAFAAAGVEPRFAVEGGEMDAVLRMVEAGTGVAVVPDLVFAGRPRLRRTVLTPPIFRTVALARRADLTPTHAMRAFRATLLSFLAVLSAGDGFTGDVQVLRPAAE; encoded by the coding sequence GTGACGTTCACGCAGCTCGCGTACTTCCTCGCCGTGGCCGACGTGCGCAGCTTCACGCGAGCGGCGGAATCCGTGGGCGTGGCCCAGCCCACGCTCTCGCGGCAGCTCAAGGCGCTCGAGACCGAACTCGGCGCCGAGCTGGTGGACCGCGGCGCCCGCGACGGCCCCGCGCTCACACCTGCGGGGGAGGCACTCCTGCCGCTCGCCAGACGGATGCTCGCCGACGCCGACAGCGCCCGCACCGCCGTGGCCGAGATCGTCGGACTGCGCAGCGGCCGGGTACGCGTGGGTGCCACCCCGTCGCTCTGCATCGGGGTGCTCGCCGACGTGCTGCGGGTGTTCCACGAGCAGCACCCGCAGATCCACCTCGAGCTGGCCGAGGACGGCTCGCAGCCGCTCGTGCGCTCGCTCGCCCGCGGTGAGCTCGACCTCGCGCTGGTGATCGTGCCCTCCGCGGGTGTCGACCCCGCCCTGCACACCACGCCCGTGCTGCGCGAGCGGCTGTCGGTGGCCTCCCCCACATCGGAACGGTCACCGTCCTCCCGCGGCTCGATGAGCGTCCGCGAGCTCGGCAGGCGATCGCTCGTGGTGCCCCGCCGTGGCTACGACGTCCGCGAGACCACCCTGCAGGCCTTCGCGGCCGCCGGAGTGGAGCCCCGGTTCGCTGTGGAGGGCGGCGAGATGGACGCGGTGCTGCGGATGGTCGAAGCGGGCACCGGCGTGGCGGTGGTGCCCGACCTCGTGTTCGCCGGACGCCCCCGGCTGCGCCGCACCGTGCTGACGCCGCCGATCTTCCGCACGGTGGCGCTCGCCCGGCGGGCCGACCTCACCCCCACCCACGCCATGCGCGCGTTCCGCGCCACGCTGCTGTCGTTCCTCGCCGTGCTATCGGCCGGCGACGGGTTCACCGGGGACGTGCAGGTGCTGAGGCCGGCCGCGGAGTGA
- a CDS encoding transcriptional regulator, with protein sequence MSHDGPGPAERATISGRDPLLETGPRLALCALLQGAEWVDFATARDMLAVSDSAISKHSRTLEDAGYLDVRKGSIGRRPRTWFRLTAVGRVALSGHLAWLTELSQAHGSSAPETEVDLRQ encoded by the coding sequence GTGAGCCATGACGGTCCCGGACCTGCCGAGCGCGCCACGATCTCGGGCCGGGATCCGCTGCTGGAGACCGGTCCACGGCTGGCGTTGTGCGCGCTGTTGCAGGGTGCCGAGTGGGTCGACTTCGCCACCGCCCGCGACATGCTCGCCGTGAGCGATTCAGCGATCTCCAAGCACAGCCGCACCCTCGAGGACGCCGGCTACCTCGACGTCCGCAAGGGTTCGATCGGGCGTCGTCCCCGCACCTGGTTCCGCCTCACCGCCGTCGGACGGGTGGCTCTCAGCGGCCACCTCGCGTGGCTGACCGAGCTGAGTCAGGCTCACGGATCGTCCGCACCGGAAACCGAGGTGGACCTGAGGCAATAG
- a CDS encoding fumarate reductase/succinate dehydrogenase flavoprotein subunit yields the protein MTEEIERYEFDVVVIGAGGAGLRAAIEARAQGKRTAIISKSLFGKAHTVMAEGGCAAAMGNVNPNDNWQVHYRDTMRGGKFLNNWRMAELHAKEAPDRVWELETYGALFDRTKDGKISQRNFGGHTYPRLAHVGDRTGLEMIRTLQQKVVSLQQEDYAETGDYEANIRVFHECTITEIFKDDGKIAGCFGYYRSTGKFVRFDAPAIVLATGGVGKSYQVTSNSWEYTGDGHALALRAGATLINMEFLQFHPTGMVWPPSVKGILVTESVRGDGGVLRNSEGERFMFNYVPDVFREQYAETEEEGDRWYTDADNNRRPPELLPRDEVARAINSEVKAGRGSPHGGVFLDIASRLSPEEIQKRLPSMYHQFKELADVDITKEPMEVGPTCHYVMGGVEVDPDTAMSKVPGLFAAGEVAGGMHGSNRLGGNSLSDLIVFGRRAGLGAAEYVDALAGVRPAVRIDDVAQAQDRALLPFSSATEGGENPFVVQLELQKTMNDLVGIIRKSDEMELALKALQEIATKARTVTVEGGRAFNPGWHLALDLRNMLLVSLCVAKAALERQESRGGHTRDDFPVMDSDWRHLLLVLSANGEDDIHLVRQEQVPMRPDLLDLFELDELKKYYTGEELGGHRAGAGEKA from the coding sequence ATGACTGAAGAGATCGAACGCTACGAATTCGACGTCGTCGTCATCGGCGCAGGTGGTGCCGGGCTGCGAGCAGCCATCGAGGCGAGGGCGCAGGGCAAGCGCACCGCCATCATCTCCAAGTCGCTCTTCGGCAAGGCGCACACCGTGATGGCCGAGGGCGGATGCGCCGCCGCGATGGGGAACGTCAACCCCAACGACAACTGGCAGGTGCACTACCGCGACACGATGCGCGGCGGCAAGTTCCTCAACAACTGGCGGATGGCCGAGCTGCACGCCAAGGAAGCCCCGGACCGGGTCTGGGAGCTGGAGACCTACGGTGCGCTCTTCGACCGCACCAAGGACGGCAAGATCAGCCAGCGCAACTTCGGCGGGCACACCTATCCCCGCCTCGCGCACGTCGGTGACCGCACCGGTCTCGAGATGATCCGCACGCTGCAGCAGAAGGTCGTGTCGCTGCAGCAGGAGGACTACGCCGAGACCGGCGACTACGAGGCCAACATCCGGGTCTTCCACGAGTGCACGATCACCGAGATCTTCAAGGACGACGGCAAGATCGCGGGCTGTTTCGGCTATTACCGCAGCACAGGGAAGTTCGTCCGGTTCGACGCGCCGGCGATCGTGCTGGCCACCGGTGGCGTCGGCAAGAGCTACCAGGTGACCTCGAACTCCTGGGAGTACACCGGCGACGGCCACGCCCTCGCACTCCGGGCGGGCGCCACGCTGATCAACATGGAGTTCCTCCAGTTCCACCCGACGGGCATGGTCTGGCCGCCGTCGGTGAAGGGGATCCTGGTCACGGAGTCGGTGCGCGGCGACGGCGGTGTGCTGCGCAACTCCGAGGGCGAGCGGTTCATGTTCAACTACGTCCCGGACGTGTTCCGCGAGCAGTACGCCGAGACCGAGGAGGAGGGGGACCGCTGGTACACCGACGCCGACAACAACCGGCGTCCCCCTGAGCTCCTCCCCCGCGACGAGGTCGCCCGCGCGATCAACTCCGAGGTCAAGGCGGGCAGGGGGAGTCCGCACGGGGGTGTGTTCCTCGACATCGCGTCGCGGCTGTCGCCCGAGGAGATCCAGAAGCGGCTGCCGTCGATGTACCACCAGTTCAAGGAGCTGGCCGATGTCGACATCACCAAGGAGCCGATGGAGGTCGGCCCCACCTGCCACTACGTGATGGGTGGCGTGGAGGTCGATCCGGACACCGCGATGTCGAAGGTTCCGGGCCTGTTCGCGGCCGGCGAGGTCGCCGGCGGGATGCACGGCTCCAACCGGCTCGGCGGCAACTCGCTGTCCGACCTCATCGTGTTCGGCCGCCGCGCCGGGCTCGGTGCGGCCGAATACGTCGACGCGCTCGCCGGGGTGCGCCCCGCCGTGCGGATCGACGACGTGGCGCAGGCGCAGGACCGCGCGCTGCTGCCGTTCTCCAGCGCCACCGAGGGTGGCGAGAACCCGTTCGTCGTGCAGCTCGAGCTCCAGAAGACGATGAACGACCTCGTCGGCATCATCCGCAAGTCCGACGAGATGGAGCTGGCGCTCAAGGCCCTCCAGGAGATCGCGACGAAGGCGCGGACGGTCACGGTCGAGGGCGGCCGGGCGTTCAACCCCGGCTGGCACTTGGCGCTGGACCTGCGCAACATGCTGCTGGTGTCGCTGTGCGTGGCGAAGGCCGCGCTGGAGCGGCAGGAGAGCCGCGGCGGGCACACCCGCGACGACTTCCCCGTCATGGACTCCGACTGGCGGCACCTGCTGCTGGTGCTGTCCGCGAACGGCGAGGACGACATCCACCTGGTGCGTCAGGAGCAGGTGCCGATGCGGCCCGACCTGCTCGACCTGTTCGAGCTCGACGAGCTGAAGAAGTACTACACGGGCGAGGAGCTGGGCGGGCACCGCGCCGGGGCAGGGGAGAAGGCATGA
- a CDS encoding succinate dehydrogenase/fumarate reductase iron-sulfur subunit, whose protein sequence is MRLNLRIWRQDNAEDKGRLVAYRVDDADEDMSFLELMDVLNEKLILDGEEPVAFDHDCREGICGACSMVINGEPHGPQKATTTCQLHLRHFRDGETITVEPFRAAAFPVVKDLVVDRTSFDRIIAGGGYISAPTGAAPEAHAAPVPKRNADRAFTAAACIGCGACVAACPNGSASLFLGAKITHLGELPQGQPERSDRVIRMVKTHDAEGFGGCTNTGECAVACPKEIPLDVISQLNRDYLSATTHRR, encoded by the coding sequence GTGAGACTGAACCTGCGGATCTGGCGCCAGGACAATGCGGAGGACAAGGGTCGCCTGGTCGCCTACCGCGTCGACGACGCCGACGAGGACATGTCGTTCCTCGAGCTCATGGACGTCCTCAACGAGAAGCTGATCCTCGACGGCGAGGAGCCGGTGGCGTTCGACCACGACTGCCGCGAGGGCATCTGCGGCGCCTGCAGCATGGTGATCAACGGCGAGCCGCACGGCCCGCAGAAGGCCACCACCACCTGCCAGCTGCACCTGCGGCACTTCCGCGACGGCGAGACGATCACCGTGGAGCCGTTCCGCGCGGCGGCGTTCCCCGTGGTCAAGGACCTGGTCGTGGATCGGACCTCCTTCGACCGGATCATCGCGGGCGGCGGCTACATCTCCGCCCCCACCGGGGCAGCGCCCGAGGCGCACGCCGCGCCGGTGCCGAAGCGCAACGCCGACCGCGCGTTCACCGCGGCTGCCTGCATCGGTTGCGGGGCCTGCGTGGCCGCGTGCCCGAACGGGAGCGCTTCGCTCTTCCTCGGCGCCAAGATCACGCACCTCGGCGAGCTGCCCCAGGGGCAGCCCGAGCGGTCCGACCGCGTGATCCGCATGGTGAAGACCCACGACGCCGAGGGCTTCGGCGGGTGCACCAACACCGGCGAGTGCGCGGTGGCCTGCCCGAAGGAGATCCCGCTCGACGTGATCTCGCAGCTGAACCGGGACTACCTGTCAGCGACGACCCACCGCCGCTGA
- a CDS encoding fumarate reductase/succinate dehydrogenase flavoprotein subunit: MSSKSGASYSDFITGSPLVDTAAPDGPIETRWERRRFGVKLVNPANKRKMKIIVVGTGLAGGSAAATLAELGYQVSSFCYQDSPRRAHSIAAQGGINAAKNYRGDGDSIYRLFYDTVKGGDFRSRESNVHRLAEISVQIIDQCVAQGVPFAREYGGLLDTRSFGGAQVSRTFYARGQTGQQLLLGAYQALERQIDAGGVTMYPRHEMLELIVVDGRARGIVARDLVTGETRSHLADAVVLASGGYGNVFYLSTNAKGCNVTASWRAHRKGALFANPCYTQIHPTCIPVSGDHQSKLTLMSESLRNDGRVWVPQKAGDTRAPGDIPDAERDYFLERQYPAFGNLVPRDIASRAAKNVCDAGRGVGPTGLGVYLDFADAISRLGRPAVAAKYGNLFQMYQRITGEDPYEVPMRIFPAVHYTMGGLWVDYDLQSTVPGLFVVGEANFSDHGANRLGASALMQGLADGYFVLPNTIGDYLARGVEPVATDAPEVREAEAAVAGRVEKLLSIDGDRTVDSFHRELGHLMWDHCGMERTAEGLRKALDRIPELRREFWQTVKVPGSAATLNQSLEKAGRVADFLELGELMCLDALHREESCGGHFRAESQTEDGEAARDDERFSYVAAWEYTGAAPVLHKEDLNFDYVTPSQRSYK; the protein is encoded by the coding sequence ATGAGTTCAAAATCCGGGGCTTCCTACTCCGACTTCATCACCGGATCGCCGCTGGTGGACACGGCGGCGCCCGACGGCCCCATCGAGACGCGCTGGGAGCGGCGCCGGTTCGGCGTCAAGCTGGTCAACCCGGCCAACAAGCGCAAGATGAAGATCATCGTCGTGGGCACCGGCCTCGCCGGTGGGTCCGCCGCGGCCACGCTCGCCGAGCTCGGCTACCAGGTCAGCTCCTTCTGCTACCAGGACAGCCCGCGGCGCGCGCACTCGATCGCCGCGCAGGGCGGCATCAACGCCGCGAAGAACTACCGCGGCGACGGCGACAGCATCTACCGGCTGTTCTACGACACGGTGAAGGGCGGCGACTTCCGCTCGCGGGAGTCCAACGTCCACCGCCTCGCCGAGATCAGCGTGCAGATCATCGACCAGTGCGTGGCCCAGGGCGTGCCGTTCGCCCGCGAGTACGGCGGCCTGCTCGACACCCGCTCCTTCGGTGGTGCCCAGGTCTCCCGCACCTTCTACGCCCGCGGCCAGACCGGCCAGCAGCTGCTGCTGGGTGCCTACCAGGCACTCGAGCGCCAGATCGACGCCGGCGGCGTCACGATGTACCCGCGGCACGAGATGCTCGAGCTGATCGTCGTGGACGGTCGGGCCCGCGGGATCGTCGCCCGCGACCTGGTGACGGGGGAGACCCGCAGCCACCTCGCCGACGCCGTGGTGCTCGCGTCCGGCGGCTACGGCAACGTCTTCTACCTCTCGACCAACGCCAAGGGCTGCAACGTCACGGCCAGCTGGCGCGCGCACCGCAAGGGGGCGCTCTTCGCCAACCCCTGCTACACGCAGATCCACCCGACGTGCATCCCGGTGAGCGGCGACCACCAGTCGAAGCTCACGCTGATGAGTGAGTCGCTGCGCAACGACGGCCGCGTCTGGGTGCCGCAGAAGGCAGGCGACACGCGGGCGCCGGGCGACATCCCGGACGCCGAGCGCGACTACTTCCTCGAGCGCCAGTACCCCGCGTTCGGCAACCTGGTGCCGCGCGACATCGCCAGCCGCGCCGCCAAGAACGTCTGCGACGCCGGCCGTGGCGTCGGGCCCACCGGCCTCGGCGTCTACCTGGACTTCGCCGACGCGATCAGCCGGCTGGGCCGCCCGGCCGTCGCGGCGAAGTACGGGAACCTGTTCCAGATGTACCAGCGCATCACCGGCGAGGACCCGTACGAGGTGCCGATGCGCATCTTCCCGGCCGTCCACTACACGATGGGCGGGCTGTGGGTCGACTACGACCTGCAGAGCACCGTTCCCGGCCTCTTCGTGGTCGGCGAGGCGAACTTCTCCGACCACGGCGCCAACCGCCTCGGCGCGTCCGCGCTGATGCAGGGCCTCGCGGACGGCTACTTCGTGCTCCCGAACACGATCGGCGACTACCTCGCCCGCGGTGTCGAGCCGGTGGCCACCGACGCTCCTGAGGTCCGCGAGGCCGAGGCGGCCGTCGCGGGCCGCGTCGAGAAGCTGCTGTCGATCGACGGCGACCGCACCGTCGATTCCTTCCACCGCGAGCTCGGGCACCTCATGTGGGACCACTGCGGCATGGAGCGCACCGCGGAGGGCCTGCGCAAGGCGCTGGACCGCATCCCCGAGCTGCGGCGCGAGTTCTGGCAGACCGTCAAGGTGCCCGGCTCGGCGGCCACGCTGAACCAGTCCCTCGAGAAGGCCGGCCGGGTGGCCGACTTCCTCGAGCTCGGCGAGCTGATGTGCCTCGACGCGCTGCACCGCGAGGAGAGCTGCGGCGGGCACTTCCGCGCCGAGTCCCAGACCGAGGACGGCGAGGCGGCCCGCGACGACGAGCGGTTCTCCTACGTCGCGGCCTGGGAGTACACGGGCGCGGCCCCGGTCCTGCACAAGGAGGACCTGAACTTCGACTACGTCACCCCGAGCCAGCGGAGCTACAAGTGA
- a CDS encoding succinate dehydrogenase/fumarate reductase iron-sulfur subunit: MTYEAHFRVWRGDDDKGELVDYPVEVNEGEVVLDIIHRLQQTQAQDLAVRWNCKAGKCGSCSAEINGRPRLMCMTRMSTFEENEVITVTPLRTFPVIRDLVTDVSFNYTKAREIPSFAPPPELAPGEYRMQQVDVERSQEFRKCIECYLCQNTCHVVRDHEENKENFAGPRYLMRVAELDMHPLDVADRQEAAQEEHGLGYCNITKCCTEVCPEHIKITDNALIPLKERVVDRKYDPVVWLGKKIFKRSGA; the protein is encoded by the coding sequence ATGACCTACGAGGCACACTTCCGGGTCTGGCGGGGCGACGACGACAAGGGCGAGCTCGTCGACTACCCGGTGGAGGTCAACGAGGGCGAGGTCGTCCTCGACATCATCCACCGGCTCCAGCAGACCCAGGCCCAGGACCTCGCCGTGCGCTGGAACTGCAAGGCCGGCAAATGCGGCTCGTGCAGCGCGGAGATCAACGGCCGGCCGCGGCTGATGTGCATGACCCGGATGTCGACGTTCGAGGAGAACGAGGTCATCACGGTCACGCCGCTGCGGACGTTCCCCGTGATCCGGGACCTCGTCACCGACGTGTCGTTCAACTACACGAAGGCTCGTGAGATCCCCAGCTTCGCGCCGCCGCCCGAGCTGGCGCCGGGCGAGTACCGGATGCAGCAGGTCGACGTGGAGCGGAGCCAGGAGTTCCGCAAGTGCATCGAGTGCTACCTGTGCCAGAACACCTGTCACGTGGTGCGCGACCACGAGGAGAACAAGGAGAACTTCGCCGGCCCGCGCTACCTCATGCGCGTGGCGGAGCTCGACATGCACCCCCTCGACGTCGCCGACCGCCAGGAGGCCGCGCAGGAGGAGCACGGCCTCGGGTACTGCAACATCACCAAGTGCTGCACCGAGGTCTGCCCGGAGCACATCAAGATCACCGACAACGCGCTCATCCCGCTCAAGGAGCGCGTGGTGGACCGCAAGTACGACCCGGTCGTCTGGCTGGGTAAGAAGATCTTCAAGCGCTCGGGGGCCTGA
- a CDS encoding S9 family peptidase translates to MTISERPYGSWPTPITSELVTAAAVRLGEVRVDGADVVWAEGRPAEGGRTQLVRRTPDGATADLLPDGRNARTAVHEYGGAAWWVRDGVVWFADWADQRLYRLAPGGEPEPITLEPAAPRADRYADGDVAADATTIVCVRERHTGPSAADVRNEVVRLAADRLSEPEVLVSGPDFVAAPRLSPDGTTLAWLQWNHPSMPWDDTQLIVRDLESGEETVVAGGPGESVLEPRFELDGSLLFLSDRTDWWNLYRWTPGADIVPVVRLDAEIGEPAWVFGSARYVRLADGRIVFGRWRQGRDGLAVRQTDGTVADLEVPFSAIAAVRAAGPDTVVVVAGSPGAEPGVHRVDVTTSAVETLRPPRDLGLEPAQISVPEHITFDSVDGSGAPRKAHAQFYPPASAGSRGPEGELPPLLVQIHGGPTSAATPVLNVGVQYWTSRGFAVVDVDYGGSTGYGRAYRQELLGEWGVIDVADCLAAARRLAEQGRVDGDRLCIRGGSAGGFTTLAALARDDTPFAAGADHFGVADLEALAADTHKFESRYLDRLVGPYPQARDVYVERSPIHHVERFTRPLIVLQGAEDEVVPPNQSEMIVDALRARGTPVAYLLFEGEQHGFRRAENIRRALDSELSFYAQVLGFNLPAEEGIEPVVVENLG, encoded by the coding sequence GTGACGATCTCCGAGCGGCCCTACGGGTCGTGGCCCACCCCGATCACGTCCGAGCTGGTCACGGCCGCGGCGGTGCGGCTGGGCGAGGTGCGGGTCGACGGCGCCGACGTGGTGTGGGCCGAGGGGCGGCCCGCCGAGGGCGGCCGTACGCAGCTGGTGCGCCGCACCCCCGACGGCGCCACCGCCGACCTGCTGCCGGACGGCCGGAACGCGCGTACGGCGGTGCACGAGTACGGCGGTGCGGCCTGGTGGGTGCGGGACGGCGTCGTGTGGTTCGCCGACTGGGCCGACCAGCGCCTGTACCGGCTGGCCCCAGGGGGCGAGCCGGAGCCGATCACCCTTGAACCGGCGGCCCCGCGAGCGGACCGCTACGCCGACGGCGACGTCGCCGCGGACGCCACCACGATCGTCTGCGTCCGGGAGCGCCACACCGGACCGTCGGCGGCCGACGTGCGCAACGAGGTGGTCCGGCTCGCGGCGGATCGCCTCTCGGAGCCCGAGGTGCTCGTCAGTGGCCCGGACTTCGTGGCCGCTCCCCGGCTGAGCCCGGACGGCACCACGCTGGCCTGGTTGCAGTGGAACCACCCGTCGATGCCGTGGGACGACACCCAGCTCATCGTCCGCGACCTGGAGTCGGGCGAGGAGACGGTGGTGGCCGGCGGACCGGGGGAGTCGGTCCTGGAGCCGCGCTTCGAGCTGGACGGATCGCTGCTCTTCCTGTCCGACCGCACGGACTGGTGGAACCTCTACCGCTGGACCCCCGGCGCCGACATCGTGCCGGTCGTGCGCCTCGACGCGGAGATCGGTGAGCCCGCGTGGGTGTTCGGCTCGGCCCGCTACGTACGGCTCGCCGACGGCCGGATCGTGTTCGGGCGGTGGCGTCAGGGCCGCGACGGGCTCGCGGTCCGGCAGACCGACGGCACGGTCGCCGACCTGGAGGTGCCGTTCTCGGCGATCGCGGCCGTGCGCGCGGCCGGACCGGACACGGTGGTGGTGGTCGCGGGCAGCCCCGGCGCCGAGCCCGGCGTGCACCGGGTCGATGTCACGACGTCCGCGGTCGAGACGCTGCGTCCGCCGCGCGACCTCGGCCTGGAGCCGGCCCAGATCTCGGTGCCCGAGCACATCACGTTCGACTCGGTGGACGGTTCGGGTGCGCCGCGCAAGGCGCACGCGCAGTTCTACCCGCCCGCATCGGCGGGCTCGCGCGGCCCGGAGGGCGAGCTCCCGCCGCTACTGGTGCAGATCCACGGCGGACCGACGTCGGCGGCGACGCCCGTGCTGAACGTCGGCGTGCAGTACTGGACGAGTCGCGGCTTCGCAGTCGTCGACGTCGACTACGGCGGCTCCACCGGATACGGGCGCGCCTATCGACAGGAGCTGCTGGGTGAGTGGGGCGTGATCGACGTCGCCGACTGCCTCGCGGCGGCTCGGCGACTCGCCGAGCAGGGCAGGGTCGACGGCGACCGGCTGTGCATCCGGGGCGGCTCGGCGGGCGGGTTCACCACGCTCGCCGCCCTTGCCAGGGACGACACCCCGTTCGCGGCGGGCGCTGACCACTTCGGCGTGGCCGACCTCGAGGCGCTCGCCGCCGACACCCACAAGTTCGAGAGCCGCTACCTCGACCGCCTCGTCGGCCCGTACCCGCAGGCCCGCGACGTCTACGTGGAGCGCTCGCCGATCCACCACGTCGAGCGCTTCACCCGCCCGCTGATCGTGCTACAGGGCGCGGAGGACGAGGTCGTCCCGCCCAACCAGAGCGAGATGATCGTCGACGCCCTCCGCGCACGCGGCACGCCGGTGGCATACCTGCTGTTCGAGGGCGAGCAGCACGGGTTCCGGCGGGCGGAGAACATCCGCAGGGCGCTGGACTCCGAGCTGAGCTTCTACGCCCAGGTGCTCGGGTTCAACCTGCCGGCGGAGGAGGGGATCGAGCCGGTGGTGGTGGAGAACCTGGGATAA
- a CDS encoding succinate dehydrogenase cytochrome b subunit, producing MVTVEQRPAVRAGRPPRRTSMQLKFVMAATGAVMLLYLVAHMVGNLKIFLGAEAIDTYAAWLREVGEPALPYETVLWLVRVVLTVSVVAHIVSATILARRAHRARPVRYAHRKPVQGSYAARTMRWGGVIIALFVVYHLLDLTTGTLNPHGVHGEVHANVVADFAPERWYVTLFYTLAVVAVGFHVRHGVWSALQTFGRSSATTQKTLQGVALGVAVVLVAGFLSVPFAVLTGLVA from the coding sequence ATGGTGACCGTGGAACAGCGCCCCGCAGTGCGTGCGGGCCGCCCGCCGCGCCGCACGTCGATGCAGCTCAAGTTCGTGATGGCGGCCACGGGCGCGGTGATGCTGCTCTACCTGGTGGCCCACATGGTGGGCAACCTGAAGATCTTCCTCGGGGCAGAAGCGATCGACACCTACGCGGCATGGCTGCGCGAGGTCGGCGAGCCCGCGCTGCCGTACGAGACCGTGCTCTGGCTCGTGCGCGTGGTGCTCACGGTCTCGGTGGTCGCCCACATCGTCTCGGCCACGATCCTGGCGCGCCGTGCCCACCGGGCCCGCCCCGTGCGCTACGCCCACCGCAAGCCGGTGCAGGGCAGTTACGCCGCCCGCACCATGCGCTGGGGCGGCGTGATCATCGCGCTGTTCGTCGTCTACCACCTGCTCGACCTCACGACCGGCACGCTCAACCCACACGGCGTGCACGGCGAGGTGCACGCGAACGTCGTGGCCGACTTCGCTCCCGAGCGCTGGTACGTCACGCTCTTCTACACGCTCGCCGTGGTGGCCGTCGGCTTCCACGTCCGGCACGGGGTGTGGAGCGCGCTGCAGACGTTCGGCCGGTCCAGCGCCACCACCCAGAAGACGCTCCAGGGCGTGGCACTCGGGGTCGCGGTCGTGCTGGTGGCCGGATTCCTCTCCGTCCCGTTCGCCGTGCTGACCGGATTGGTGGCGTGA